AGGACCCGTTCAGTATCAGAAAAGTCTCCCACCAGCCGTCGTACCAAGCCCGGGCGCTTCTTGAGCAACATCGGAACGCCCAAGATGGCTTCCTGACTGGCGCGCTCGGGTTGTTGGTAGAGGTCCACCACCGTTAACGTATAGCGGCCGGGTAAATGCTGCTCGCAGAGCGCCCGAAGCGTGCGCAGCGCCCGTTCGGACTTGGGCGTAGTGCCGGCCACGAAGAGTTCTAGTTCGTATTCGGGTTCCGGCGCGCGAGCAGAAGGCAGCATTCGGTAGTGATAAAAATAAACAGACGCGCTGGCAAGTACCTCGCCAACAAGGCCGAGTATACCCAAGACGCGGGTACTAGGATTTAGTGGTGATCGCCGAATTGCTGCTAAGCAAAGCATACGCTGCCTACTAAAACCAGGCCTTGCCGCTTGGCGACACCTGTTCACTTTGTAGAATAAAAATAGGAGCTTGCCAAGGTATATGACATGTAATAGAATTAAAATATGATTAAATTAATATGGTTCAGCTTGTTTATAGCGTAGAGAAGCCAGAGTTTTGTCTCTGCACAGTACGTACCACATGCCAGTACCCGGCTATTCCCTGAAGAAGTTTCCCAAGCTGCGGCAGCGGCACCACGCCGTAAAGTGGGCCCTGGCAATGACTCGGGGGACTTCCCTGGAACCTAGTCCCTATGAGCGGTTCTTGCTGACCCGCTATGCGCGTGGATTTGTCACGATCGACCAAGTGCTGGAACGCTTAGCTAACCACAGTGGGCATTCGTCTACCTTGTGATGGTCTGGCTTTTACGCTGCATAAACGGGCATCGTCTACCCGGGCCGGGAGAGTACGTGGGTTTGCTTGCTGCCAAGTAAGCATTGCTATTCTTAACCGGGTGCTTTCCTGTCCTACTTTTTACGCAGGTGCGGTGCGCTTACGGCGTTCCGCTTTCTCGACACTGCCCTGGCCCCCGGGGATGACATGTGCCTGCAGGATTGCACCGATCTGGCCCATCATATGATACTGCAACTCTTCGCTGCTGCACACATACGGTAGATCACGCCCATCACGCAGGTGTACGATCACGCGGTGTACCTGTCCTTCGGGAGAGATATAGCCGATGCAGGCGTCACGATTCTGGTCGGTTACGGGTAGGGTATCCCGCGTAATGGCCACGATGTCGGCAGTGCTCAGCAACGCGATGCCATTGGCGCCCAGTTGCAAAAAGGCCGGTAGGGGAGACGGAGTAGAAGGCATAGAGAGTAGAGAAGCGCCAATACTACGGTTCTGCTTGTAGTAGCGCCTACCCCTTCTTAGCCAAACAGACCTAACAGGTTGGTAGATAAGAAAGAAAAAAATGGCACGTAGCCTTACTAATGAGATGAGCGTTGACCTGTTTGTGAACGAAGACGTACGCTAAAGAGGCTGATGTAAGGAAAGCCCCGACTTGTACGAGTCGGGGCTTTTGGGTTCGCAACGCTAGCCGTCAAGGATCTACTTGTTGTTCGCGGCTCGGGCGGAAAAACCGGACTGCGCATCACTGTAGTAATCCCAGTACAGGGTCTGGTGGTAGTCCGCTAGCGTGCCCGTACTGGAGAAGACGCGTTGTCGGTAGTACTCCGCGTACGCAGTGGCCTGCTCAAGCGTCACGCTCGTCCAATAGGTAGTGCCGTTGTAGTAACCGCCACCGGCTAGCCCCGCAGCAAAGCCGGCATCCGCCCAGCAGGTATAGTTATCATCACTGCAGGTGGTGGTGGCCACAAGTGGGGTTTGCTGCGCCGCGGCTGGCGTACTAGTCGTGCACCAGGCAAGGGCCGCGCCGGCTAATAGCAAGGATAGTTTCTTCATGGAAAGGTGGGGTTAGGTAGAACCAATACTACCCTCTTTTGCCGTCCTATACTAGGACAAACCGGGTCAGGATGTGACAGTCATCAGTTGCTATACAGGAGTTTCCTCTTTCCATAGGGAGGAGCGTTCTTCGTTAGTGACGTTCTAAGAACGTAGCAGGCTTCTGAGTGCCGTGTAGCTGCCGGTTGCTATGATGAGGAAAGGGCACCGGCACTAGAGATAATCAGTAAACAGAACGTCCAGCGCCCTGTACGACTAGCGCAGATCTGGCGCTACCAGCGTACCTAATCCTGGCCGTAGTAATAGCTTACCGATTTAGGAAGCAACGGACAAAGGAACACGTGGTGATGGAGCCGCCCGGACTTTGCGGGTCCAATAAAGCAGAATCGGCACGCCCACGAGTGCCGGCAGAAACCACCCGACTAGACTCACGCGAGATGAGCTGTTGACCACCAAAAAAGCCGTATACGCCGCGATACACGTCCCCACCATGCGTGTGATGTGGAGCTGCAGCCACGTGGTGGGCTGTAGGTCCCGCTGGGTGAATAGCTTCCAATCCTGCCAGAGCATGCGCAACGAACTCTGGGCAAAGAAGAGGAAGACTAAGCCGAACAGATCGCGCTGCAGCAGCAGGTAGAGGCCATAGCCGAAGAAGTAGAGACTAAAGACGCCCATCAACGCGGAGACCACTCGCTCGACGCGCCCAGTCTGGTTGGGACGTCCTTTCTGCTTTTGGCGCAGCCCCTGGTAGCCGGTGATGTTCATGTACCCGCTAAAGATGCCGACGGCAAACAGGAAAGGTAGGTCGCGTAAGACCCCTAAGAAGAGGGCGGAAGCGGCCACCACGAGCATGGCATAGTAGAAGCAGAGGCCCCCGCGCCGATGCAGACGCCCGCCTTTTTTCGTGATCAACGCGAAAGGACCCAGCAGCAGTCCGAGACTACCGGCCAGGATATGAACGACTAAGATCGCGTGGTAGAGCATGCGGGTACGCGCGAGGAGAGGTAGAGGAACCGGAGCCTCTAATGATACGGCTATTTCCCTCAGCAACCAATGGCTAATACGCAGGCGGAGCGGACCTGAATTGGTTTTTTGGCGATCATTCAGCCTTTGTAGCCAACCGGTTATGTACTGCGTCGAATAAGGCCTTCATCCAAAAAGTTTATTAACTCATGTCGGTAACTTCTAGGCGTCCTGGCTCATCATAGCGGATGAGGAGCAGAAAAGCTTTATCTAGTAAGGGGCTTTATCTAATTATCTCTTCGCTGCTGCTTCGGTTGGCTGAGTCTGTTTTCCCTGCTGTAAGCTCATGGTAAAGGTGGGAACAGCCGTTTCCAAGTGACGATAACCAGGATAGACGGTGTGCTCCACCGTAAGAGGAGCCAGCTTACGGGCCGATAACAAGGCCAACGCTTCCTGAAAAGCGGCCTGGTTGGCACGTCCTTCTGCCGTCGTCGTCATCTCTTGGCTCCCAATGGTGAGGCGGACCCGCAAGGGCTGGGATGGGGCGGTTGGCGTGAGCGCCGCCAATGCTTGCAGCAAATATTGATTGGCATAATAGAGCGAAGGGCTCGCTGCCACATACTGGCTGAAGCGTGCTCGCTTGGCGTTGAGTTCCTCGACCAGCGCAAATAAGGTAAAGTACCCGCCCAAGGAGTGCCCCATGAGCGTACGATGCGTGGAATCGATTCGGTAGGTGCGGTCCAGATACGGAAGCAATTCCTGTTCTAAGAAGGCCAAGAACTGCCGCCCGCCACCGGCTAAGGGCAGGCTGTCGGCGGGCAGCGCCGCGGGGTAGGTGTAGTCCCGCTGGCGCAAGGAGTCTTGCTGCAGAACGCTGGGCCGGCCCACGCCCACCAGGATCAGGGCCTCTCGCCGGGGAAGGTGACGCGCCGCCTCGCTGACCTGATCGAAATAGACATTGCCGTCCAGGAGCACCACTAGTGGGTAGTGGCGATGCGCCGCGTGCGCGTAGCCTTTGGGAAGTTGTACAAACAGCGAGAAGGAATCTTGTACCGCCCTGGAATACAGACGCGCGGCGGCGGGCGTCTCGCGGTTCTCGGCCTCGTTCACGCCGGCAGATACGGCGTGATCCGGCATCTGCGCCGTAATATACAGGCGGTAATGATGGGGCGGTACGCGCCACTCGGTCGCGCCAGCGGGCCGCGCAAAGCTTTTGGCGCTACCGCCTAGCTTGATGTCAACGGGCACGGGGCATGCGGGCTTGGCAGTGAGCAAAAAGGTGAGCCCCACGACAAAGTCCTGGGTTAAGTACAAGTGGTGGCGCGTGAGGTCGAGCCGCAGCCATCCCTGCTGCAGGGCTACCTGATAGGTCAGCGGCTGCTCGACCAGTAAGGTGGTTGGTCGGTCCCCTTCCAGCCGGTAGAACCGTACCCTTACGGTAATACTGTCCGGACAAGTGGCGGCCAGCAGGAGGTTAACGGAAGTCAAGGCAGCCCCGGCGCTGCCCACCCGCATCAACTGGGCAATCTCCACGGGCTTGCCTGGGAGCAAGGTGCCGTCGGTGAAATGAACCAGCGCCCGGGCGCTAGTGATGCCGATCTGGCGTTCTATCCAGCGGCGGGCGGTGATCGCCACCGGGGGCAGCACTGCTTGTTGCCGGTGCAGATAGTAGGTGGGGAGTGGCCCGGGAGGCACGGCTATGGTCTGGGGAACATAGCCGAGGCGAGCGAGCTGTATAGTGTCGGGCCTCGTCGGCACGGCGAGCGAAAAGGAGCCATCGGCGCCCGAACTAGTTGCCAGGCCGGAGCCAAGGCGAATGGTGACCGCCGGCACGGGCTGTTTGGTTTCCGCGTCTAGGATGAGGCCCCTCACTTGTGCCTGCGCCCGGCCCGGCAGGCTACTCCAGAGCAGCAGCACGAGCAAGTAACAGTTGATCAGCGGCCAGGCAGGGTGGCTTCTGCCACTCGTGCGCGTGTGCCTGCTGGGTGGATGGCCAATGCATGTTAGCACAGACTACTGCGGGGATGTTGAGTAGCCAACCTCGAAGGAGAAACTATCCATAGCTACTCTTAAGAGCCAGCATTGTAGCGGCTAGGTTGCATCCCTGCAATACAAGCTTGTATTTACTAGCTCAGGCAACTGCTAGGTTCCTTATCAAGCGTATCGATGTAATAGAGCGTAGGTTACAACAGAAAAGCCACTTTCTATTGGGAGGTGGCTTTTTGGTTTGAAAGGCGGCTCATTGGCGTTGTGCGTTCAAGCGTTTCTTCAGCGCCTGTATTCGTTGTTCTAGCACGTGGGTTTGCTACTTTGTTTGTTGCAGGGCGAATGCGTTGCCTTTGTAGCTGCTTGGAGTAATGCAAAGCGAATGAGCAACAAAAAACCCACCGTGGTGCGCTAATAGCGGCGGAGCCGTGTGGACGTGCTAGGTGGACCGGCCGAATTGGTAGAGCACCCGGTAGTGAGAGCGGAGCGCGCTCCAGAAGGAAGTATTTTCCAGGTAGGGCAACGCAAACTCGTGGGCCGTTTGTTTCACGATCCGCGACAACGCGGGATAGTGAATATGACACACGCGGGGAAACAAATGATGCTCAATCTGGCGATTCAAACCACCACATAGGAAACCAGCCAACAAACTCCGGGGTGCAAAGTTGGCGGTCGTGCGCAGCTGATGAATGGCCCACGCTTCCTGCAAATCCCCCGTCTCGTCCGGCACCGGAAAGACCGTGCCTTCTACCACGTGCGCCAGCTGAAAGACCAAGCCCAGCACCAGCCCCATGACCAGATGCAGCGTTAAGAAACCAACCAGTAGCTGCCACCACGTGAGTGGCAGAACCAGGTAGGGAACAACCAAGAACAGCAGGTAGTACAGGGCCTTGTAGCCAAAGAGATTCCAATATTCTTTCCGGGGATGGGCAGGTGGGGCATACTGACCGATGGTGCGCTGAAAGAACTTGACGTAGTCTTTGCGCAGTACCCAGGACAGTGAAGCCAGACCGTAGAGGGGGAAGGCATACCACTGCTGGTAGCGGTGCCAGGGGTGTTGGGGCTCCTCGGCCGACAAGCGGATCAAGCCCGGGGCTACTTCCAGGTCTTCATCATGGCCGGCAATGTTGGTATAGGTATGGTGTACGACGTTGTGGGTCAGGTTCCAGACGTACGGGTTAGCGCCGATTAAGTGAAACAGTAAACTGAAGGCGTGGTTTACCCGCTTGTTAGCAGAGAAGGCCCCATGAATGGCGTCGTGGCAGATGTTGAAACCGATCAGCGCACTACACGCCCCAAGCAAGGCCGCCAACCCCAACAAGCCCCACCCGTTAAAGGAGCCCAGCAAAATCAGCAGATACAGTCCCGCGAAGCTAAGCAGTAACCCAATCGTTTTGCGCCACATGGCGCTGTTGGCGTGCCGCGAGAGACTGCGGGTCGTAAAATAGGCGTCCGTCCGTTGCCGCACGGTAGCGTAAAAGGCGGACTGGGTCGTGTTGGTAAAGTGGAGTTTGGTAGCCATGCAGAAACGATGCACGAGCACCGGATATAAAGCGGCGTAGGATACGCAAGGTACCCAGGACGACCGCCGAAAGAGAAAGGAGAGTATAAGTATAGTAACCTGTTGAGCACCTGAAAAGGTCAATCGTTGTGCTTCTTTCTTGGTAGGCAGCCCCGCGTGCACCGGCCGATAAGTATCGGCCGGGAGTTCTCCTAAGCAGGGCTTTTTGTTGTCAGACGGTAAGCCAAGAAGGTATAGTTTAGGGGTAAGTACACGACGCTACGGAGCCAACTTCACGAGAAAGCACAGAAGCTTATAAGCTAGTAACTCCAGAAAGCTCCTCTACTAAGGGGACATTTTTGGTGTCCAAGACCTAGATCAATTCGATCCTGGGTGATCGATTCCTTCTCCTAGTTCGCACTTGAGACGCTGAGCTTATGGGAGGAGTAAGGTAAGTAGTGGATGAGTTGTAGCGCGTTGCACCGCAGCCGCCTGCCGGACACATCGGTTTGTTGCAGAATTCGATTTTTGGCGTCGATGTTCGCTTGCGCAATCGCTTAAAAGGCGTGCGTGCCGTCCTCCCCGGTTTGCTTGAGTAGCTCGTGGAGTTTACGGGCGCTGTTGGCGACCAAGCCCAGGCCGCGGATGGGTCCGGTGACATCTAAGGTAAATTCTGCCATGCCCCGAAGGTCCGGGAAGAGATGGGATCATAGAACGAAGTACAAAACGGAGCGAACCGCGGCGTCACGGTCCTGCATAGCGAGTGCTAGTGAAATCATTCGCCAAGCTAGCCACTCCTCCTGGTTTTTTGGTTGCTGGTGTGTGCTGCATTCAAGCATAGGAGGAGCAAGGGGGTGTCCGCCTGTTCTTGGAATTATGCAGTCGCAACGGCCTCGCTTTGTTGACGATTTATGTTCACTAAGGTATATATAATTATCTCACTTACACATGTTTGTGTGATTGACACGTCTTCGCCGAAGCTGGATATTGCGTCAGTCAACTAGGTACTGCGTCTAGCTAGCGCGACGTACTGATACTGCTCGAGCCATTCAGTATACCTCGCCTAGTTGAATCATCTATGCGTTCGCATCGCAATCTTCTTTGTCGATTTCTTCACGTTGATTCACCTTCTCTTACTATGAAACTTCTCCCTTTCGGCCTGTCCCTTCTCCTGACAGCCGCCGTTACCAATTTCGCCTGTGGCCAAACCAAAATGGCCACCACTGCCACTAAAACGATGGCTGCCGCCAAGCAGATTTCTGCGCAAGATCAAAAAGAGATCAAGCAGTTAGTTGGCGACAAATACGACGTGAGCTTCGCCAACGGGTCGGCCGTCATCAGTGAAAAAGCGTCTAATCTATCCCGTGTAAAAGTCTCAAATGGCAAGACAGTGGGCGGTAATGGCGTAGGCGCCGTTGCCATCATTACCGTGGATGTGGTCATTAATAAAAATGCCAAGGCGGGTATTGACAACCTCAGCCAGCGCTTGGATAAACAAAGCGTGCAACGCCTGCAAAGTATCATGATGAAATATCAGTAATGGGGCGAACGGGCTTACGGGCTACTTCAGTCCGTAAGCCCGTTCCTTCTGTTACTACCAGCTTGCTTGCGCAAGTTGGTTTCAAGCGGAAGAGCCCGCCGAGTTGCACACTATTTCTTGCGTTTTATGAGACTGAAACTATTCTATCTGCTGCTCGGGCTTCATTTTACCAGAATTGTACTGGCCGTATCGCACCTCGATACGCTCTTGCCAGATGGTACTTTTCTAGAACTTTTGGATTATACCTCCGCCCTCAATAAGTCCAACTGGACCTTCGGCTACTTTGGCCATGGCATCGAGACAAACGCGAAACTAACTTTTCTTATCCCCGCCCGCGGCGGCACCATCAACTCCGTGAACTCGGACGCTGGGGTAGCCCTCCTCAGCAATGCTGGGGACAACGCCATCCGGTTTTACGGCTTCAAAGCCCGGTACTGCAATGTTGCCTGGAACCCAATAGTGCACGATTTGTACGCCAAATCCATGGGCTTGTATCTGCTTAACCGGTACCGGGCTCGCAAAGTAGAGATCCGAACCGAGCGGTGCGTGACAGCGGATCTGGACCACGCCCGGGCCCAGGCCTCGAACGTCGCTTGTACAAGCGTAGACTCGAAAATCGTGGAATTCAAGTAAATACTGCCATGCGGAATCCTACACCCTCAGCCCTGTTACCAGACGGGCGGTACCACCTGTTTTTACCGGTTTTGCGGATCGGCACGGCCTCATTCTGTTTGGTGCAGTGCTGGTACTGGTGGAGTAATCTCTACGATCTCTTCGGCGACCAGGGCTGGATCCAATGGGAGATTTCCAAAGCTGCTGCCACTACCTGGAGCCTGCATCTGGTAGATTTCAGTGAAGTGGTGGCTCCTGCGGGATTCGACAAGAACGAATCGGTGGTGCTCTTTTTTGCGCTATATAGCTTGCTCGCCGTCGCCGTCTTACTTGGCTTTTGTACCCGGGTCAGTGCGGGCTTGTTATGGGTGCTGCACGTGATGATCCTCAATACCCTTTCGGACTTTATCTACGGGGTGGATATCTTCCTGCATATCGCGTTGTTCTACCTGGTTATTTTTCCCGTGAACCGCTACTGGTCGCTGGACGCGCGACTCTTCGGGCAAAAAGCGAAAGGAATCAGTGACAAAACCTACAACAGAATCTTTCAGCTGCACTTGTGTCTGGTGTATTTCTCCTCCGGCCTGGAAAAAGCCTTGCACGCGGACTGGTGGAATGGAAACGCCATCTGGTATACGCTCAACCACGCGGACTTCACCACCATTCACGTGGCGGATACCCTACTGCACTACCCGTGGTTGCTCCAACTGCTGGGCATTGGAACGCTGTTTACGGAGCTCTTCTATTCGGTGGTGATGTGGATTCCGCGCTGGCGCGTGTTGCTGCTTGCCTTTGTTGTTATGATGCATCTCTACATTGGCATTGCGCTGGGATTGCGTATTTTCTCGGTGATGATGATCCTGTTGTCCGTGACCGCTTGGCTGTCGGATTGCGTTAATGATTACCAGGGGTTTTCTTTCAAACCACGCATAGTGCCTCAACAAGATCCTTTGCAATGGGCGAACGGGCGTTTGTCTTAAAAGCTTCAGTGTCGTGTGTAATGCTCGATTGCTAAACCAAGGAGGCCCCATCTTCTGCTGGATAAGGTAGCAAACAGCCTAGTGCTATAGTCGGGCTTGAAGTGTCTGTTCACGATCGGAAGAGTGGCTTTGGTCAACCACCTGCGCATTTAGGATCTAGAAGACCGTAAGCATTTGACTAGGAATAGAGGGTGCTTGATCCACCCACTTTCCTGAAGCCCGGTTGTTCCACCAGCCGGGGCTTCGTCTTTTCAGACGTTGCGTTGGCGGGAGACTACCGTGCGAACAGAGGCGAAGATACGCGGGTTTTAAAGTCCTGAGCGGGTTTTAGAGAAGAAAAGGAGCTGCTGTAAGGGGGGCAGAGATAGCTCGGTCAGTCCAGTTGCTGAGAAGTATGTTTTGGGTGAGAAAGTATTTTTACGGTCACTATGCCTCCAAGTGGCGGCCAGATATAGCATTTCTGGTATAGGATAGCTGCTCCAAGCTGCCCGCTGATACAACATGGATGGGTTGATCGTAGTAATTCTTCTACTTGGTCATCAGATCAAACAGCACGACAACTGAATGAGCATCATGCAGACAGAACAGGTAGCACTGCGGCCGACGGAGCAAGCGGACCTAACCATTTTGTTTCACGTTCAACAGGACCCCGAGGCGATGTACCAAGCCGCCTTTACGCCCAAAGATCATACGGATCAAGCCGCCTACGTGGCCAAGTTCACCCGGTTTCTGCTGGACCCGACGATCCACACGCACACCATTTTGGTGGGGGAAACCATCGTCGGTAGTATGGCCAAGTATAAAGTGGCGGGCCAAGCGGAAATTACCTATTGGCTTGACCGCTCCTGCTGGGGAAAGGGCATTGCCACGACCGCCTTGACTACCTTTCTGACCCTGGAAAAGACCAGACCTATTTTTGGGCGGGTTGCCTTTGACAATGTCGGCTCACAGAGGGTGCTAGAAAAAGGTGGGTTTACAAGAGTCGGCACGGACAAAGGGTTTGCCCACGCGCGTCAAACGGAGGTAGAAGAGTTTATCTACAAACTACTCTAACGACAACTCATGCCAGAATCAGAAAGATGAAGCAAGCCACAGAATACGGCTAACCACCAGGATACAGGGCAAACCTAACGCGGACGAGTCGAGCCTTCCGCTGCCTGAAGTGAACTTAACCCCGTACGCATCGCTTGACCTAAGTACCCAAGGACGAGTGACTTTGAAAGCAGCGTTTCGCTGCGTCAGGTGAACGGATCGGTGGAACCACCCGCTACTTTATAACGGCTTACCCTGTGATGATGACAAACTCCTCCTTGCAAAGCCTAGGCTTTGTTCCGACGACCAAAGAACGGAATAAGGCTCAGCCAACGTTTGACCAAGCCTGGCGCTACCGCCACGAACACCAAGCCCAAGATGGGACGTTGCTGTTCATTGAACACCCTTTTGGTATCAGTGTCTGCCGCCTTAGCGAAGTGGAAGCGCCCTTAGATATGCGCGACGTCGTCGCAACGGTGCCTTTACTGGATCAATCAGGTCTAGAAACCGCTGTGAAGGCATTTTTTACCGCGCATGGGGGACGAGGTGCTCTCGTTGCGCAGGTCGGTTCGCATCCATTCCGTCCCTACCGCCTCCCCTTGTAGTAGTGATTAGCAAAGGAGCTAGAATATACCTGCTGAGTTATTCATAGCAAGTAAGCCACAGACCCAGAAAGCCCCTCGTACTAGAGGGGCTCTCTTGTTCTCGGACTCCGCGTATCTTCCCGTATGAAATGGATATATGCCGTGCTCATAGCGGGCTTGGTGGGGTGCAACCGCTCCTCGGAGGAGAATGTAAAAGCAGAAGTCGGCGACTTCATGCGTGAGCAACTAGCTGATCCGACCAGCTACCAACCCCTCAGCTACACGTATCGGGCGTACACCCGCGTCGATTCTCTAACGCGTCATCAAGCAGCCCTGGAGCAACTCCGCGACGCCAAACTCGATAGCGGGCTGGCCATCTCCGCGCAGCACGAGGTAAGTGACCAAGAAATTATGGTTGAGCAAGCACGCTTTAGTCGAGAGGCAGCGGCGCTAACCGAGCAAATGGTACAGCTGGCCGGCTTCGGTGACACGACCCGCATCGCCACCCGGGTAGAGCATGCGTTTCGGGCGAAAAACCAGGCGGGGACGCCGATAAAAAGCAAGGAATCCCTGCTGGTCTATCCCAACGGAGTGGTCCAAGTACTAGAGTAGTGCCGGTGCCCGTTTCGTCGCAATCGCAAAGTCGGCATGCAGGAAACAGCAGAAGCCTACTATAAGGTCTTTGTAGATGGGTAGGTGGGGTATGTGTCGAAAGCGCTACTGGCTAGTCGTCGGTAAGAGCCTATTGCGTTGGAGTAAGAAAGCCCGACCATGGGGCTAGGCTTTCTTGTGTAAGGTTGCCTAGCTGACTACTCTTGCCTTAGCGTCTCTTCACGTCTGGTATAGAAGTAAACAGCCACCT
This genomic interval from Hymenobacter sp. GOD-10R contains the following:
- a CDS encoding circadian clock KaiB family protein; translation: MLPSARAPEPEYELELFVAGTTPKSERALRTLRALCEQHLPGRYTLTVVDLYQQPERASQEAILGVPMLLKKRPGLVRRLVGDFSDTERVLKVLNLQ
- a CDS encoding DUF2306 domain-containing protein; its protein translation is MLYHAILVVHILAGSLGLLLGPFALITKKGGRLHRRGGLCFYYAMLVVAASALFLGVLRDLPFLFAVGIFSGYMNITGYQGLRQKQKGRPNQTGRVERVVSALMGVFSLYFFGYGLYLLLQRDLFGLVFLFFAQSSLRMLWQDWKLFTQRDLQPTTWLQLHITRMVGTCIAAYTAFLVVNSSSRVSLVGWFLPALVGVPILLYWTRKVRAAPSPRVPLSVAS
- a CDS encoding alpha/beta hydrolase-fold protein; this encodes MLLLWSSLPGRAQAQVRGLILDAETKQPVPAVTIRLGSGLATSSGADGSFSLAVPTRPDTIQLARLGYVPQTIAVPPGPLPTYYLHRQQAVLPPVAITARRWIERQIGITSARALVHFTDGTLLPGKPVEIAQLMRVGSAGAALTSVNLLLAATCPDSITVRVRFYRLEGDRPTTLLVEQPLTYQVALQQGWLRLDLTRHHLYLTQDFVVGLTFLLTAKPACPVPVDIKLGGSAKSFARPAGATEWRVPPHHYRLYITAQMPDHAVSAGVNEAENRETPAAARLYSRAVQDSFSLFVQLPKGYAHAAHRHYPLVVLLDGNVYFDQVSEAARHLPRREALILVGVGRPSVLQQDSLRQRDYTYPAALPADSLPLAGGGRQFLAFLEQELLPYLDRTYRIDSTHRTLMGHSLGGYFTLFALVEELNAKRARFSQYVAASPSLYYANQYLLQALAALTPTAPSQPLRVRLTIGSQEMTTTAEGRANQAAFQEALALLSARKLAPLTVEHTVYPGYRHLETAVPTFTMSLQQGKQTQPTEAAAKR
- a CDS encoding acyl-CoA desaturase, with the protein product MATKLHFTNTTQSAFYATVRQRTDAYFTTRSLSRHANSAMWRKTIGLLLSFAGLYLLILLGSFNGWGLLGLAALLGACSALIGFNICHDAIHGAFSANKRVNHAFSLLFHLIGANPYVWNLTHNVVHHTYTNIAGHDEDLEVAPGLIRLSAEEPQHPWHRYQQWYAFPLYGLASLSWVLRKDYVKFFQRTIGQYAPPAHPRKEYWNLFGYKALYYLLFLVVPYLVLPLTWWQLLVGFLTLHLVMGLVLGLVFQLAHVVEGTVFPVPDETGDLQEAWAIHQLRTTANFAPRSLLAGFLCGGLNRQIEHHLFPRVCHIHYPALSRIVKQTAHEFALPYLENTSFWSALRSHYRVLYQFGRST
- a CDS encoding HTTM domain-containing protein, whose amino-acid sequence is MRNPTPSALLPDGRYHLFLPVLRIGTASFCLVQCWYWWSNLYDLFGDQGWIQWEISKAAATTWSLHLVDFSEVVAPAGFDKNESVVLFFALYSLLAVAVLLGFCTRVSAGLLWVLHVMILNTLSDFIYGVDIFLHIALFYLVIFPVNRYWSLDARLFGQKAKGISDKTYNRIFQLHLCLVYFSSGLEKALHADWWNGNAIWYTLNHADFTTIHVADTLLHYPWLLQLLGIGTLFTELFYSVVMWIPRWRVLLLAFVVMMHLYIGIALGLRIFSVMMILLSVTAWLSDCVNDYQGFSFKPRIVPQQDPLQWANGRLS
- a CDS encoding GNAT family N-acetyltransferase — encoded protein: MQTEQVALRPTEQADLTILFHVQQDPEAMYQAAFTPKDHTDQAAYVAKFTRFLLDPTIHTHTILVGETIVGSMAKYKVAGQAEITYWLDRSCWGKGIATTALTTFLTLEKTRPIFGRVAFDNVGSQRVLEKGGFTRVGTDKGFAHARQTEVEEFIYKLL